A part of Antennarius striatus isolate MH-2024 chromosome 21, ASM4005453v1, whole genome shotgun sequence genomic DNA contains:
- the LOC137588057 gene encoding tectonic-3-like isoform X2: protein MCNKDKDSGFPSNADVSPTDMEYFSSGTPPPGLPEAVNITDVGTDEPVTQGSDLKFTTPAVSEGSTETPSATTAQTVVPSEGCLCDLTPNFCDIGCCCDNVDCGISNLSTVFTGCPQKSLSGVCIEKWLIFKANVDSSLITQTDSLFCIRTEESKPQTLPAISRFPALGDSYHFSPLAPTSSSYSRPFYRVDDVIQTYFSNSSVHGVLRQPSPGTASAFCTNRNPAKFLRSVSQSCARVLTYQSCSTDPNLNAHSYFSDLCLVKIPLAEMTQVPDFLIPVTPLSDWPAPRVQNNSCVNVVKEVEFVIGYTGKGELTNATVNVVLVDVDLNQLLLQTHSVQFQITTAEPTPGLPAVVPAVGFRAGSPIVGRFNKKVEVVTTLGVSESWECSPGPGSRTPILFKHNAIAGCMFSPQSANCSELRAQIYRILQGVAVPDVISMNWGSQPDWTTVLTQKCPVNLKETCKAGCVLPVSASIQILWARQGLVDLPQSYILGAKYIFKCQHFQCPVSSPIALTMEVTFADATVYPEPPWGSPQPNWKFPFGFFTRGAPELDGHVVTNGSGTKKVTWSLMLFTVMLVTGLAFF, encoded by the exons ATGTGTA ATAAAGACAAAGATTCAGGGTTCCCTTCAAACGCCGATGTCAGCCCGACAGACATGGAGTATTTCAGCTCAGGAACGCCGCCTCCGGGACTTCCTGAGGCTGTAAACATCACCGATGTCGGTACCGATGAGCCGGTCACTCAGGGCTCCGATCTGAAGTTCACGACGCCCGCTGTGTCTGAGGGTTCCACCGAGACACCCTCCGCAACCACTGCCCAAACTGTGGTGCCTTCCGAGG GTTGTCTGTGTGATTTAACCCCTAACTTTTGTGACATTGGCTGCTGTTGTGACAATGTTGATTGTGGTATCAGCAATCTGAGCACTGTCTTCACCGGATGTCCACAGAAATCCCT gtctGGAGTTTGCATTGAAAAATGGCTGATATTCAAAGCTAACGTGGATTCATCTCTCATTACACAAACTGACTCCTTGTTTTGCATCAGGACTGAAG AAAGTAAACCCCAGACTCTTCCAGCTATATCTCGGTTTCCAGCTTTAGGGGACTCATATCATTTCTCACCACTGGCACCTACGAGTAGCAGTTACAGCAGACCTTTCTACAGA gtggatgatgtcatccagacATATTTCTCCAACTCATCTGTGCACGGTGTTCTTCGCCAGCCATCTCCAGGAACCGCCTCTGCTTTCTGCACCAACCGCAACCCTGCAA AGTTCTTGAGGTCCGTGTCTCAGTCTTGTGCCCGTGTGTTAACTTATCAGTCATGCAGCACTGACCCAAACCTCAATGCACACTCCTACTTCTCCGATCTTTGTCTGGTTAAG ATTCCGTTAGCTGAGATGACACAAGTGCCAGATTTTCTG ATCCCAGTTACTCCACTTTCTGACTGGCCAGCACCAAGAGTACAAAACAACTCTTGTGTCAATGTGGTGAAAGAG GTTGAGTTTGTCATAGGATACACGGGCAAAGGGGAGCTGACTAATGCAACAGTGAACGTAGTTCTGGTTGATGTGGATCTAAATCAGTTGCTCCTGCAGACACACTCTGTACAGTTCCAG aTCACAACAGCAGAACCCACTCCAGGACTACCTGCAGTCGTCCCTGCAGTCGGATTCAGAGCTGGATCGCCTATTGTGGGTCGCTTCAACAAAAAAGTGGAAGTT GTGACCACACTGGGGGTGTCAGAGAGCTGGGAGTGTTCCCCCGGCCCCGGCAGCCGAACACCCATCCTCTTCAAACACAACGCCATCGCTGGCTGCATGTTCAG CCCTCAATCTGCTAACTGCTCAGAGCTGCGTGCTCAGATTTACAGGATATTACAGGGAGTTGCTGTTCCTGACGTGATTTCTATGAACTGGGGCTCCCAGCCAGACTGGACAACAGTCCTCACCCAGAAGTGTCCTGTCAACCTGAAG GAAACATGTAAAGCAGGCTGCGTCCTCCCTGTTTCTGCCTCTATCCAAATACTGTGGGCTCGCCAGGGTCTCGTAGACCTTCCCCAGAGTTACATTCTTGGAGCCAAATACATCTTCAAGTGTCAACATTTCCAG tGCCCTGTGTCGTCTCCTATTGCTCTCACCATGGAAGTCACATTTGCAGACGCAACTGTTTACCCAGAACCCCCCTGGGGTTCACCTCAGCCTAATTGGAAGTTTCCATTTGGTTTCTTCACTAGAGGCGCGCCTGAGCTGGATGGGCACGTTGTTACTAACGGCAGTGGCACTAAGAAGGTCACATGGAGTCTAATGCTGTTCACAGTAATGTTGGTAACAGGATTAGCATTCTTTTAG
- the LOC137588057 gene encoding tectonic-3-like isoform X1, with translation MNLLKWCLVQICVVLCGCLSDKDKDSGFPSNADVSPTDMEYFSSGTPPPGLPEAVNITDVGTDEPVTQGSDLKFTTPAVSEGSTETPSATTAQTVVPSEGCLCDLTPNFCDIGCCCDNVDCGISNLSTVFTGCPQKSLSGVCIEKWLIFKANVDSSLITQTDSLFCIRTEESKPQTLPAISRFPALGDSYHFSPLAPTSSSYSRPFYRVDDVIQTYFSNSSVHGVLRQPSPGTASAFCTNRNPAKFLRSVSQSCARVLTYQSCSTDPNLNAHSYFSDLCLVKIPLAEMTQVPDFLIPVTPLSDWPAPRVQNNSCVNVVKEVEFVIGYTGKGELTNATVNVVLVDVDLNQLLLQTHSVQFQITTAEPTPGLPAVVPAVGFRAGSPIVGRFNKKVEVVTTLGVSESWECSPGPGSRTPILFKHNAIAGCMFSPQSANCSELRAQIYRILQGVAVPDVISMNWGSQPDWTTVLTQKCPVNLKETCKAGCVLPVSASIQILWARQGLVDLPQSYILGAKYIFKCQHFQCPVSSPIALTMEVTFADATVYPEPPWGSPQPNWKFPFGFFTRGAPELDGHVVTNGSGTKKVTWSLMLFTVMLVTGLAFF, from the exons ATGAATTTGCTCAAGTGGTGCCTGGTTCAGATATGCGTCGTGTTGTGTGGATGTTTATCAGATAAAGACAAAGATTCAGGGTTCCCTTCAAACGCCGATGTCAGCCCGACAGACATGGAGTATTTCAGCTCAGGAACGCCGCCTCCGGGACTTCCTGAGGCTGTAAACATCACCGATGTCGGTACCGATGAGCCGGTCACTCAGGGCTCCGATCTGAAGTTCACGACGCCCGCTGTGTCTGAGGGTTCCACCGAGACACCCTCCGCAACCACTGCCCAAACTGTGGTGCCTTCCGAGG GTTGTCTGTGTGATTTAACCCCTAACTTTTGTGACATTGGCTGCTGTTGTGACAATGTTGATTGTGGTATCAGCAATCTGAGCACTGTCTTCACCGGATGTCCACAGAAATCCCT gtctGGAGTTTGCATTGAAAAATGGCTGATATTCAAAGCTAACGTGGATTCATCTCTCATTACACAAACTGACTCCTTGTTTTGCATCAGGACTGAAG AAAGTAAACCCCAGACTCTTCCAGCTATATCTCGGTTTCCAGCTTTAGGGGACTCATATCATTTCTCACCACTGGCACCTACGAGTAGCAGTTACAGCAGACCTTTCTACAGA gtggatgatgtcatccagacATATTTCTCCAACTCATCTGTGCACGGTGTTCTTCGCCAGCCATCTCCAGGAACCGCCTCTGCTTTCTGCACCAACCGCAACCCTGCAA AGTTCTTGAGGTCCGTGTCTCAGTCTTGTGCCCGTGTGTTAACTTATCAGTCATGCAGCACTGACCCAAACCTCAATGCACACTCCTACTTCTCCGATCTTTGTCTGGTTAAG ATTCCGTTAGCTGAGATGACACAAGTGCCAGATTTTCTG ATCCCAGTTACTCCACTTTCTGACTGGCCAGCACCAAGAGTACAAAACAACTCTTGTGTCAATGTGGTGAAAGAG GTTGAGTTTGTCATAGGATACACGGGCAAAGGGGAGCTGACTAATGCAACAGTGAACGTAGTTCTGGTTGATGTGGATCTAAATCAGTTGCTCCTGCAGACACACTCTGTACAGTTCCAG aTCACAACAGCAGAACCCACTCCAGGACTACCTGCAGTCGTCCCTGCAGTCGGATTCAGAGCTGGATCGCCTATTGTGGGTCGCTTCAACAAAAAAGTGGAAGTT GTGACCACACTGGGGGTGTCAGAGAGCTGGGAGTGTTCCCCCGGCCCCGGCAGCCGAACACCCATCCTCTTCAAACACAACGCCATCGCTGGCTGCATGTTCAG CCCTCAATCTGCTAACTGCTCAGAGCTGCGTGCTCAGATTTACAGGATATTACAGGGAGTTGCTGTTCCTGACGTGATTTCTATGAACTGGGGCTCCCAGCCAGACTGGACAACAGTCCTCACCCAGAAGTGTCCTGTCAACCTGAAG GAAACATGTAAAGCAGGCTGCGTCCTCCCTGTTTCTGCCTCTATCCAAATACTGTGGGCTCGCCAGGGTCTCGTAGACCTTCCCCAGAGTTACATTCTTGGAGCCAAATACATCTTCAAGTGTCAACATTTCCAG tGCCCTGTGTCGTCTCCTATTGCTCTCACCATGGAAGTCACATTTGCAGACGCAACTGTTTACCCAGAACCCCCCTGGGGTTCACCTCAGCCTAATTGGAAGTTTCCATTTGGTTTCTTCACTAGAGGCGCGCCTGAGCTGGATGGGCACGTTGTTACTAACGGCAGTGGCACTAAGAAGGTCACATGGAGTCTAATGCTGTTCACAGTAATGTTGGTAACAGGATTAGCATTCTTTTAG